A region from the Ciconia boyciana chromosome 1, ASM3463844v1, whole genome shotgun sequence genome encodes:
- the CFAP298 gene encoding cilia- and flagella-associated protein 298 has translation MVRLHVKRGDESQFLLEVAGSARLADLAPLVARIYNGRLKVQRLCSEMEELAEHGVFLPYNMQGLTDEQIEELKLKDEWAEKCVPSGGSVFKKDEIGRRNGHAPNEKMQQVIKKTIEEAKALISRKQVQANVCVNMEMVKDALDQLRGAVMIVYPMGLPPHDPVRMEFEDKEDLSGTHAGLEVIEESEAQLWWAGKELKETKLLSDYVGKNEKTTIIVKIQKKGQGAPGREPLISHEEQKQMMLYYYRKQEELKKLEEDDDDSFLNAEWADNHALKRQFHGVKDIKWGPR, from the exons ATGGTGCGGCTGCACGTGAAGCGTGGCGACGAGAGCCAGTTCCTGCTGGAGGTggccggcagcgcccgcctCGCCGACCTGGCGCCCCTCGTCGCCCGCATCTACAACGGGAGGCTGAAGGTGCAGCGTCTCTGCTCAG AGAtggaggagctggcagagcatggtGTTTTCTTGCCTTATAATATGCAAGGACTGACAGATGAGCAAATCGAAGAACTGAAGTTAAAGGATGAGTGGGCAGAAAAGTGTGTACCAAGTGGTGGAAGTGTCTTCAAGAAGGATGAAATTGGACGAAGAAATGGACATG ctccaaatgaaaaaatgcagcaagttATAAAGAAGACAATAGAGGAAGCCAAGGCATTAATCTCTAGG aaacaagTTCAGGCCAATGTGTGTGTTAATATGGAGATGGTGAAAGATGCATTGGACCAGCTCCGAGGGGCTGTGATGATTGTGTATCCAATGGGATTGCCTCCACATGATCCGGTTAGGATGGAGTTTGAAGATAAAGAAGACTTGTCAGGAACTCAT GCTGGACTTGAAGTTATAGAAGAATCAGAAGCACAATTATGGTGGGCAGGAAAGGAgttgaaagaaacaaagttgCTCTCTGACTATGTaggcaaaaatgagaaaacaaccATCATTGTCAAGATACAGAAA aaaggaCAAGGAGCTCCAGGGCGTGAACCTCTGATTAGTCATGAAGAGCAAAAACAGATGATGCTGTATTACtacagaaagcaggaggaaCTTAAG AAACTAGAAGAGGATGATGATGACTCATTTCTCAATGCTGAGTGGGCAGACAACCATGCTTTGAAAAGGCAATTTCATGGTGTAAAAGACATCAAATGGGGGCCAAGATGA